The genomic interval AGTTTAACGACATCGAAGAAGCGGTCGAAAAGATTGTCCACAACGCCTTGCAAAAGTTTTCTTTGCTCAGCAGTCAATTCTTCCAGCGGAGAGCCGACGGCTTTATTCTCACCGGAGCGAATCGACTGATCCTTGACTCCTAATTTATCAAGGCCTTCCTTCACGTTGATTCCTTGCATAATGACTCCGATCGAACCTGTCACAGTGGTTGGATGTGCCATTAAATAATCGCTAGACATGGATATATAATAGGCTCCGGACGCAGCGGTGTCCATAAAGAGCGCTAGAACCGGAATTCGCTTCTTTTTCTTAAATTCCAAAACTTCCCGATAGATAATATCGCTTGCTGTGACCGTTCCACCTGGGGAATTGATTTTTAAAATCACCGCCCTTACGTTACTATCCTCCATCGCATAGGATAGCTGTAGTTTAACGGCTGCTAAGACCGAATCCTTTTCGCCGGAAAGGAATGAGCCTTCTCTTGAATCGTCGGAAATGATCCCTTCGATCGGTATAACGAGAATCTTATCCTTATCTCGACCCGAGACGGTTTTTTCAACCGGGATCAATTGTCGCGGATTCGGCAGGGAGATGCATGTAAAGAAAAAGACGGTACTAAGAATCAAAGAAATTTTAAAAAAGACTCTAAAGGTGGTCATCGCGATCCTCAAGAAGCCCATTCTGAAAGACAAGACGGTATCATCAATTCCTTTCCAAACCTCGGAACTTCGCAAAAATTAGTAGTAAATCCGTTTTTTTGTTTCCCAATTGCGAGTTTTTCCCAACCTCCTTCCGCGATGCTCGAATTTCGAACAGAGAGTTCCAAGTTTGTCACGGATGGCACCCACTGGCTATCCTGGGATTGGGTCCATCCAAAGACTTCTAAGCAGATAGAAATTCTTGCACCTTGGAAAACGGAACTTGCCCCGTTCGGGGCCGGAAGTTTTTTGATGTTTCCCTGGGTAAACCGTCATGCGTCGTCCGAATTAATACTAGGCGGGAAGAAGACGGAACTTTCCGGAATCGTAAAGGATCAGAGCGGATATTTAATTCACGGTTTCGTTCATTCACTAGCTAGGAAAGCTTTGAAGGTTCATCCGAACGGAATGGGCGCAGAATTTCGTATTCTTACACCGGAAAGTTGGGATGAGAGTGTTGCCGCTGCTATTGCAATTCGGGAAGAATATACATTGCAAGAAGTTAATTTCGGAACATTGCTAACCGTTCGAACTAAATTTCATAATCTTAAAGAGAGTTCGTTTCGTTTCGCATACGGATACCATCCGTATTTCCGTTTGGATGGAGATCTGGATGACTGGAAAATTGATCTGCATCTAGATAAGAATTTGGAATTGGACGAACATCTACTTCCGTACAGTCCGATAGTTTCCAACCCGATCGAGTCCATTACCGACGGTAAGATCGTCGTGTTAGATCATCTTTTTTACGGAAAAGATCCCAGAATTATATTAGAAAATCGGAGGGAAAAATACTCGATCACGATTCTGAGTCCTCCTGGAGAGGAAGGAGAGATTCCGCTAAATTATTACCAAATTTACACTCCGGAGGATCGAAAATCCATTGCAATCGAACCATGTAGCGGTCCCGGCAATGCCTTGCTCTCCGGTCAAGGATTAATCGAACTGAAAGGTTATTCGGAATTGTCGGGAGAGTTTCGAATTATAGTCAAAGCTACGTGATTCTTGCATATATAGGCTTTCTTCTTGACAAGGAAGGGGTCATTTTCAGTCTAAGTTACAGGGAGATTCCGCATCCAAATGAGTAAACCATTAATAGTTCAAAGCGACAAGACAATGCTGCTCGAGGTCGATAATCCCGAATTCGAAGTCTGTCAAACGGTCGTTTCCAAATTTGCGGAACTCGAAAAAAGCCCCGAGTATCTGCACACATATCGGATCTCACCGCTTTCTCTCTGGAATGCCGCTTCGATTAAAATGACTGCGGATGAGATCGTTCAAT from Leptospira fainei serovar Hurstbridge str. BUT 6 carries:
- the sppA gene encoding signal peptide peptidase SppA, whose protein sequence is MTTFRVFFKISLILSTVFFFTCISLPNPRQLIPVEKTVSGRDKDKILVIPIEGIISDDSREGSFLSGEKDSVLAAVKLQLSYAMEDSNVRAVILKINSPGGTVTASDIIYREVLEFKKKKRIPVLALFMDTAASGAYYISMSSDYLMAHPTTVTGSIGVIMQGINVKEGLDKLGVKDQSIRSGENKAVGSPLEELTAEQRKLLQGVVDNLFDRFFDVVKLGRPKVKESDLKKLADGRIFTASQAIRHGLIDSIGYFEDAISTATRLPGYVMSPGNSNPRVVFYSYSKEKPETVYHIQGVSPENPTLLERVGFGASKVRFLYLFAP
- a CDS encoding aldose 1-epimerase — protein: MLEFRTESSKFVTDGTHWLSWDWVHPKTSKQIEILAPWKTELAPFGAGSFLMFPWVNRHASSELILGGKKTELSGIVKDQSGYLIHGFVHSLARKALKVHPNGMGAEFRILTPESWDESVAAAIAIREEYTLQEVNFGTLLTVRTKFHNLKESSFRFAYGYHPYFRLDGDLDDWKIDLHLDKNLELDEHLLPYSPIVSNPIESITDGKIVVLDHLFYGKDPRIILENRREKYSITILSPPGEEGEIPLNYYQIYTPEDRKSIAIEPCSGPGNALLSGQGLIELKGYSELSGEFRIIVKAT